Proteins found in one Sorghum bicolor cultivar BTx623 chromosome 1, Sorghum_bicolor_NCBIv3, whole genome shotgun sequence genomic segment:
- the LOC8082319 gene encoding sucrose synthase 4 has translation MSAPKLDRNASIRDRVEDTLHAHRNELVALLSKYVNKGKGILQPHHILDALDEVQGSGVRALAEGPFLDVLRSAQEAIVLPPFVAIAVRPRPGVWEYVRVNVHELSVEQLTVSEYLRFKEDLVDGQHNDPYILELDFEPFNASVPRPNRSSSIGNGVQFLNRHLSSIMFRNRDCLEPLLDFLRGHRHKGHVMMLNDRVQSLGRLQSVLTKAEEYLSKLPAETPYAQFAYKFQEWGLEKGWGDTAEHVLEMVHLLLDIIQAPDPSTLEKFLGRIPMIFNVVVVSPHGYFGQANVLGLPDTGGQIVYILDQVRALENEMVLRLKKQGLDFSPKILIVTRLIPDAKGTSCNQRLERISGTQHTYILRVPFRNENGILKKWISRFDVWPYLETFAEDAAGEIAAELQGTPDFIIGNYSDGNLVASLLSYKMGITQCNIAHALEKTKYPDSDIYWKKFDEKYHFSCQFTADIIAMNNADFIITSTYQEIAGSKNTVGQYESHTAFTLPGLYRVVHGIDVFDPKFNIVSPGADMSIYFPHTEKAKRLTSLHGSIENLLYDPEQNDQHIGHLDDRSKPILFSMARLDRVKNITGLVEAFAKCTKLRELVNLVVVAGYNDVKKSKDREEIAEIEKMHELIKTYNLFGQFRWISAQTNRARNGELYRYIADTHGAFVQPAFYEAFGLTVVEAMTCGLPTFATLHGGPAEIIEHGISGFHIDPYHPEQAANLMADFFERCKQDPNHWVKISEAGLKRIYEKYTWKIYSERLMTLAGVYGFWKYVSKLERRETRRYLEMFYILKFRELAKTVPLAIDQPQ, from the exons TCCTCGACGTCCTCCGCTCCGCGCAG GAGGCGATCGTGCTGCCGCCGTTCGTGGCCATCGCGGTGCGCCCGCGCCCGGGGGTTTGGGAGTACGTCCGCGTCAACGTGCACGAGCTCAGCGTCGAGCAGCTCACTGTCTCGGAGTACCTCCGCTTCAAGGAGGACCTCGTCGACGGCCA GCACAACGATCCCTACATTCTTGAGCTTGACTTTGAGCCATTCAATGCCTCAGTCCCACGCCCAAATCGATCATCATCTATTGGAAATGGCGTGCAGTTTCTCAACCGGCACTTGTCGTCAATCATGTTTCGCAACAGGGATTGCCTGGAGCCCCTGTTGGATTTCCTCCGTGGCCACCGACACAAGGGTCAT GTTATGATGCTAAATGATAGAGTACAGAGCTTGGGGAGGCTTCAGTCTGTGCTGACTAAAGCTGAAGAGTACTTGTCAAAGCTCCCAGCTGAGACACCATACGCACAATTTGCTTATAA ATTTCAAGAATGGGGCCTGGAGAAAGGTTGGGGTGATACAGCAGAACATGTTTTGGAAATGGTTCATCTCCTTCTAGACATCATTCAAGCGCCAGACCCATCAACCCTAGAGAAATTCTTGGGGAGGATCCCCATGATTTTTAACGTTGTTGTGGTATCCCCTCATGGATACTTTGGTCAAGCTAATGTATTGGGCTTGCCAGACACAGGAGGACAG ATTGTCTATATACTGGACCAAGTTCGTGCACTAGAAAATGAGATGGTTCTTCGTTTGAAGAAACAAGGGCTTGATTTTTCCCCAAAGATTCTCATT GTTACTCGGCTGATACCAGATGCAAAAGGAACATCATGCAATCAGCGGCTTGAGAGAATTAGTGGAACACAGCATACTTACATATTACGAGTTCCCTTCAGAAATGAAAATGGGATACTTAAGAAATGGATATCAAGATTTGATGTGTGGCCATACTTGGAAACATTTGCTGAG GATGCTGCTGGTGAAATTGCTGCTGAATTACAAGGTACTCCGGACTTCATAATTGGAAACTATAGTGATGGAAATCTTGTGGCATCATTGCTATCTTACAAGATGGGAATTACCCAG TGCAATATTGCTCATGCTCTGGAAAAGACTAAATATCCAGATTCAGATATATACTGGAAGAAGTTCGATGAGAAATATCATTTCTCCTGTCAGTTCACTGCTGATATAATTGCTATGAACAATGCTGATTTTATCATCACCAGCACATACCAAGAAATTGCTGGAAG CAAAAATACTGTTGGACAGTATGAGAGTCATACTGCTTTTACTCTGCCTGGACTGTACCGCGTTGTCCATGGGATTGATGTCTTCGATCCAAAGTTCAATATAGTCTCTCCTGGAGCTGACATGTCCATATATTTTCCACATACCGAAAAGGCCAAGCGGCTCACTTCTCTTCATGGTTCAATCGAAAATTTGCTTTATGACCCAGAGCAAAATGATCAACACAT TGGGCATCTGGATGACCGATCAAAACCAATCCTCTTCTCAATGGCAAGACTTGACAGGGTGAAGAACATAACAGGACTAGTTGAAGCTTTTGCTAAATGCACTAAGTTGAGGGAGCTGGTAAaccttgttgttgttgctgggTACAATGATGTCAAGAAGTCCAAGGACAGAGAAGAGATCGCAGAGATAGAGAAAATGCATGAACTTATTAAGACCTATAACTTGTTCGGGCAGTTCCGCTGGATCTCTGCTCAGACAAACAGGGCCCGTAACGGCGAGCTCTATCGCTACATCGCTGATACTCATGGTGCTTTTGTACAG CCAGCCTTTTATGAAGCATTTGGTCTCACTGTCGTGGAGGCCATGACCTGTGGACTTCCTACTTTCGCAACACTCCATGGAGGGCCAGCTGAGATTATAGAGCATGGAATCTCGGGCTTCCACATTGACCCATACCACCCCGAGCAGGCTGCTAATTTGATGGCTGACTTCTTCGAGCGATGCAAGCAAGACCCAAATCACTGGGTGAAAATATCTGAAGCAGGACTTAAGCGCATATACGAAAA GTACACATGGAAGATATACTCTGAGAGGTTGATGACATTGGCCGGGGTCTATGGTTTCTGGAAGTATGTGTCCAAGCTTGAGAGGCGGGAGACAAGGCGCTACCTTGAGATGTTCTACATATTGAAGTTCCgcgagctg GCGAAGACCGTGCCGCTTGCAATTGACCAGCCACAGTAG
- the LOC8083656 gene encoding RING-H2 finger protein ATL39, translating to MDTDSGGTGTAPSPHGRVSSSRASSALAALSILVILLYLLWRFIWQCRKHGRTRSNSTGGATVSPPTSSARPPSCPPDRDATAAYGPPRTTTTTTTSPLSVLVRVAPAARFGAEKVDCAVCLAELGDGDDAVRLVPGCGHGFHAECIEAWFRLNSTCPLCRAAVAAAGAGQGRGEVPQYDSSV from the coding sequence ATGGACACCGATAGCGGTGGCACCGGCACTGCGCCGTCGCCGCACGGGCGGGTCTCCAGCAGCCGCGCGTCGTCCGCGCTCGCTGCCTTGAGCATCCTCGTCATCCTGCTCTACCTCCTCTGGCGCTTCATCTGGCAGTGCAGGAAGCACGGAAGAACCAGAAGCAACTCCACCGGCGGCGCTACCGTTTCACCACCCACCTCGTCCGCTCGGCCGCCGTCTTGCCCGCCTGATCGGGACGCGACGGCGGCCTACGGACCGCCTCGCAcaacgaccacgaccacgacgtCGCCGCTATCGGTGTTGGTGCGCGTGGCCCCCGCGGCACGCTTCGGCGCGGAGAAGGTCGACTGCGCGGTGTGCCTTGCGGAGCTCGGGGACGGCGACGACGCTGTTCGGCTCGTGCCGGGCTGCGGTCACGGGTTCCACGCGGAGTGCATCGAGGCGTGGTTCCGACTGAACTCAACGTGCCCGCTCTGCCGCGCCGCggtggccgccgccggcgcaggTCAAGGCCGCGGAGAGGTTCCACAGTACGACAGCAGCGTATGA
- the LOC8082320 gene encoding uncharacterized protein LOC8082320, with the protein MRRRSPSTDPTPPAMDPPPPAMDPPPGGDSQRRGSGRGGQTRQTSLGLKKPRRSSVAPPPISSSNAPPAMPAAPPPSSVARSGAPGVPTSSPSAATSSILPQPPQGAGWGTMFPNFPSQQGNQQGSNPWMYPPGGFQYMLNQQHYPPRPQVPEENFHLVGQNMAFNPISPPASAYGTPAPQATRQGTSTNNIVIDDDEDSATNKAVKKRYWTHEEEERLASSWLEASKDPIHGNDKKGDTFWKEVTAEFNRKGNGKRTREFNQLKIHWSRLKSSIGDFNDYWTSVTQIHTSGYSDDMLEEEAQKMYANRFGKRFQLVHWWKILKNEPKWCALFEKEKDKTEVDDIPEEQMRPIGREAAKAERSGKHKKAKGMEVVVGLGDTIEKIAKVQQDRKVELEKATEAQLLISNTQLKAALEEKEAKMLMVYNTLLTKDTSNMSEGEKANHARAIHKLEEKLFGD; encoded by the exons ATGCGCCGTCGCTCACCGTCCACGGACCCCACTCCGCCAGCCATGGATCCGCCTCCGCCGGCCATGGATCCGCCGCCGGGAGGGGATTCTCAGCGACGCGGTTCTGGCAGAGGAGGGCAGACGCGCCAGACAAGTCTTGGACTGAAGAAGCCTCGACGTTCGTCGGTAGCGCCACCACCAATTTCTTCCTCAAATGCCCCACCTGCCATGCCTGCTGCGCCACCTCCCTCCTCAGTTGCTCGGTCGGGCGCCCCTGGTGTGCCTACTTCCTCCCCTTCTGCAGCGACTTCGTCCATACTGCCACAGCCACCGCAAGGAGCAGGATGGGGGACCATGTTCCCCAATTTTCCATCTCAACAGGGAAACCAACAAGGCTCAAATCCATG GATGTATCCACCAGGTGGTTTTCAGTATATGCTGAATCAACAACACTATCCGCCGCGACCGCAAGTACCAGAAGAAAATTTTCATCTAGTTGGTCAGAATATGGCCTTCAACCCAATCTCTCCACCAGCAAGTGCCTACGGAACACCAGCACCACAAGCTACGAGACAAGGCACGTCAACTAACAATATTGTGATTGATGACGATGAAGACAGTGCCACAAACAAGGCAGTAAAAAAAAGATATTGGACTCATGAAGAAGAGGAGCGATTG GCAAGTTCTTGGTTGGAAGCTTCTAAAGACCCAATTCATGGAAATGACAAGAAGGGTGACACATTTTGGAAGGAAGTCACTGCTGAATTCAACAGGAAAGGGAACGGGAAGCGTACAAGGGAATTCAACCAATTGAAGATTCATTGGTCACGCCTCAAGTCATCGATTGGTGATTTCAATGACTATTGGACTTCGGTGACTCAGATACATACAAGTGGTTACTCCGACGACATGCTGGAAGAAGAGGCACAGAAGATGTATGCAAATAGGTTTGGAAAGCGTTTTCAGTTGGTGCATTGGTGGAAGATACTCAAGAACGAGCCCAAATGGTGTGCACTGTTTGAGAAGGAGAAAGACAAGACTGAGGTAGATGATATTCCAGAAGAACAGATGCGTCCCATTGGTAGAGAAGCTGCGAAGGCTGAGCGCAGTGGGAAGCACAAGAAGGCAAAAGGTATGGAAGTAGTTGTCGGCCTTGGCGACACCATTGAAAAAATTGCCAAGGTCCAGCAAGATAGGAAGGTGGAGCTCGAAAAGGCCACAGAAGCACAGCTTCTGATATCAAATACACAGTTGAAGGCAGCACTAGAGGAGAAGGAAGCAAAGATGTTAATGGTCTACAATACTCTACTTACTAAAGATACAAGCAACATGTCTGAAGGTGAAAAGGCTAACCATGCGAGGGCAATACACAAGTTAGAAGAGAAGCTATTTGGAGACTAA